A genome region from Planctomycetota bacterium includes the following:
- a CDS encoding amidohydrolase, whose product MSKERLAVPFVTVLTLLLPLAGAARADTESLEAEVRQRAKDVEAELIALRRDIHQHPELGDQERRTAGLVAKYLRDLKLDVRTGVARTGVVGILKGGKPGRIVALRADMDALPVKEPAGLPFASKEMGNYHGKMVPVMHACGHDTHTAMLLATAKVLASIKDDLPGTVMFIFQPAEEGSSLFDPTSGQSWGAKLMMEQGLFKDIKPDAIFALHVMPSRSGEIAYRTGATTASGDDLEITITGKQGHGGMPWNTVDSIVTSASIISGLQTVVSRKANLIESPLVVTIGTINGGTASNIVAETVKMTGTIRAYDEKVRQQAHRDIRLTVEKIAESAGAKAAVSITKNYDTTINNEHLAAQMAPVLKRAADGKVTTSPLVGASEDFSVYAREMPGLFIFLGITPVDQDPAKAAPNHSPDFFVDESALVVGTRTLASLAVNFLGEAPKK is encoded by the coding sequence ATGAGCAAAGAGCGATTAGCCGTGCCTTTTGTCACGGTACTGACGTTGCTTCTGCCTCTGGCTGGCGCGGCGCGCGCCGACACCGAATCATTGGAGGCGGAAGTGCGCCAACGGGCCAAGGATGTCGAGGCGGAACTCATCGCATTACGCAGAGACATTCACCAGCACCCGGAGCTTGGCGATCAGGAGAGGCGCACCGCGGGGCTCGTCGCAAAGTATCTGCGTGACCTTAAGCTGGACGTGCGAACAGGCGTTGCACGAACGGGCGTTGTCGGAATCCTGAAAGGGGGAAAGCCGGGACGTATTGTTGCCCTGCGCGCCGATATGGACGCGCTTCCGGTCAAAGAGCCGGCTGGGCTTCCCTTTGCTTCCAAGGAAATGGGGAACTATCACGGAAAGATGGTCCCCGTGATGCACGCCTGTGGTCACGACACGCACACCGCAATGTTGCTGGCAACCGCAAAGGTGCTGGCCAGCATCAAGGACGACCTGCCGGGCACGGTGATGTTCATCTTTCAACCGGCCGAAGAAGGTTCGAGCCTGTTCGATCCGACCTCGGGCCAAAGCTGGGGAGCCAAGCTGATGATGGAGCAGGGCCTCTTCAAGGACATTAAGCCCGACGCCATCTTCGCTCTTCACGTGATGCCTAGTCGTTCCGGCGAGATTGCCTACCGAACTGGCGCCACGACTGCCAGCGGGGATGACCTGGAGATTACCATCACGGGAAAACAAGGGCACGGCGGCATGCCCTGGAACACGGTGGATTCGATCGTGACCTCGGCCAGCATTATCTCCGGGCTGCAAACAGTAGTCAGCCGAAAAGCCAATCTCATCGAATCACCCCTGGTCGTCACGATCGGTACCATCAATGGCGGAACAGCGTCGAACATCGTGGCTGAAACGGTCAAAATGACGGGCACCATTCGGGCATATGACGAGAAAGTTCGGCAGCAGGCACACCGCGACATTCGCCTGACAGTGGAAAAAATTGCGGAAAGCGCGGGGGCGAAAGCCGCCGTATCGATTACGAAGAATTATGACACGACGATCAATAACGAGCACTTGGCGGCACAAATGGCCCCCGTTCTAAAGCGTGCCGCTGATGGCAAGGTGACGACATCGCCGTTGGTGGGAGCGTCCGAAGACTTCTCCGTCTATGCTCGGGAAATGCCCGGATTATTCATTTTCCTAGGCATCACGCCGGTCGATCAAGACCCCGCCAAAGCCGCGCCTAACCACAGCCCTGATTTTTTTGTCGATGAGAGCGCACTGGTGGTGGGAACTCGAACACTGGCCTCGTTGGCGGTAAACTTTCTTGGCGAAGCGCCGAAGAAGTAA
- a CDS encoding NAD(P)H-dependent oxidoreductase: MDKFQIAVIVGSLRKDSFNRKLATGITRLAPSEFEFKQVSIGDLPLYNQDDDAHQAESVKRLKADIAGARGLLFVTPEYNRSIPGVLKNAIDHASRPYGQSVWAGKPAGVLGASIGSIGTALAQQHLRNVLAYLDVPTMGQPEAFIHAKDDLFDGEGNIGPASRQFLQNWLDHYVAWVKSHLA, translated from the coding sequence ATGGACAAGTTTCAAATCGCGGTAATCGTGGGCAGCTTACGCAAAGACTCTTTCAACCGAAAGCTGGCCACCGGTATCACGCGACTGGCACCATCGGAATTCGAGTTCAAACAAGTTTCGATTGGCGACTTGCCTCTGTACAACCAGGATGATGACGCCCATCAGGCGGAATCCGTCAAACGACTCAAGGCCGACATCGCGGGTGCGCGGGGCCTTCTGTTCGTTACGCCGGAATACAATCGCTCCATTCCCGGCGTATTGAAAAATGCCATCGACCACGCATCACGCCCCTATGGCCAGAGCGTCTGGGCAGGCAAGCCTGCTGGCGTGCTTGGCGCATCGATCGGCTCGATCGGTACCGCGTTGGCACAGCAGCACTTGCGAAATGTCCTCGCGTATCTGGATGTGCCGACGATGGGTCAACCAGAAGCATTTATCCATGCGAAGGACGACTTATTCGATGGAGAAGGCAACATCGGCCCAGCGAGTAGGCAATTCCTCCAGAACTGGCTGGACCATTACGTGGCCTGGGTTAAATCGCATTTAGCGTAA
- the ygiD gene encoding 4,5-DOPA dioxygenase extradiol, which yields MTETLPALFIGHGNPLNALRQNNFTEGWSRIGKEIARPKAILAISAHWFVPGTGVTISTSPRTIHDFGGFPRELYQVQYSAPGDPTLARRVQQLLAPLPVNLDDSWGLDHGTWSVLTHVYPAADIPVVQLSIDESKGALFHFEIGRKLAPLRDEGILIVGSGNIVHNLRTYAWGQHMSEPYDWAVRFESAARQMLQAGEFDPLIQYEKLGRDAQLSIPTPDHFLPLLYVVGTSQKNDPIAFPIEGVDGGSISMLTVQVG from the coding sequence TTGACGGAAACGCTACCCGCTCTCTTCATTGGCCACGGCAATCCCTTGAATGCGCTGCGGCAGAACAACTTCACCGAAGGCTGGTCGCGCATCGGAAAAGAAATCGCTAGGCCCAAGGCGATTCTCGCCATCTCGGCACACTGGTTTGTCCCCGGCACAGGCGTCACCATCAGCACCTCGCCGCGAACCATCCACGACTTCGGCGGATTCCCCCGCGAGCTTTACCAGGTACAGTACTCGGCCCCCGGCGATCCGACGCTGGCGCGCCGAGTTCAACAATTGCTCGCGCCGTTGCCAGTCAACTTGGATGATTCCTGGGGGCTCGATCACGGGACGTGGTCGGTGCTCACTCATGTTTATCCCGCCGCGGATATTCCGGTCGTGCAACTGAGCATCGATGAATCGAAGGGGGCGCTATTCCACTTCGAGATCGGCAGGAAACTCGCCCCGTTGCGCGACGAGGGTATCCTGATCGTTGGCAGCGGCAATATCGTCCACAACCTGCGCACCTATGCTTGGGGACAGCACATGTCCGAACCCTACGACTGGGCTGTTCGGTTCGAGTCGGCAGCGCGGCAAATGTTACAAGCCGGCGAGTTCGACCCGCTGATCCAGTACGAGAAACTGGGACGTGACGCCCAGCTTTCGATTCCGACCCCCGATCATTTCCTGCCCCTGCTGTACGTTGTCGGGACTAGTCAGAAAAACGACCCGATTGCGTTCCCCATCGAAGGCGTGGATGGTGGCTCCATTTCCATGCTGACCGTTCAGGTTGGCTAA